In Gemmatimonadota bacterium, the DNA window GTCGGCCATGTTCTCCCAAGTCGTACGGGACGTATTGAACACCACGTGGTAGAGTGTCGGGTCCGTCCAGTCGTGGTGGTAGTTGTGCTGAAGGTACAGCGCGCGCTGGCGGTCCTTTTCCTTGATGAGTTCGGCTGCGCGGTCCCGCGAGAGGTTCATCTCGTCCATGATTACGTCGACCCGGTATTCGACCGGCGCGATGAACCGGGTGTGGAAGACGGTCTTGCTGTCCGAGAGGATGCACTGGCTGCCGCGCCCGACGATGATGATGTTTTTTCTGCCGGCCAGCGAACGGATGGTGTCCT includes these proteins:
- a CDS encoding cytidylate kinase-like family protein; its protein translation is ESTIRRFLGELFTPSTVYSLSPEYPPLIWPYVPGDDEGTKDPTSLKNTFLDRGEYLQILQDTIRSLAGRKNIIIVGRGSQCILSDSKTVFHTRFIAPVEYRVDVIMDEMNLSRDRAAELIKEKDRQRALYLQHNYHHDWTDPTLYHVVFNTSRTTWENMADIVIDTHRRLFGDGG